AATGTTCTTTGGAAGTATATGCTTTCTTTTCTTTAAAGAAAAAGGAGAAACTAGTTTAGAATGGTATAATATAGCTTACATTATACTATCAATAATTGGAGCGACATTAATAAATTCAGCTCTAGATAACATTTCCAAACGTATTAAATCAAACTTTATGAAAGATAGATTTAATATAGAGAATGAAAGCTTTGAACAATCTAAAGACAAGGTAGAAACAGAATTCTCTGTCAATATTCCGATGAAGTTTTTCTACAATAGAAAGTGGCATAATGGGTGGCTGAATATATGTAACTGTTTTCGTGGAACTTTCGTAATAGGAACGCCTGGAAGTGGTAAATCTTTTTCTGTTATAAATTCTTTTATAAGACAACATTCAGCTAAAGGATTTGCAGAAGTTGTTTACGACTTCAAATTTCCTGAACTTGCCAAAATTGCATATTATAATTATCAAAAGAACAAGCAATTAGGAAAAATACCAAGTAATTTCAAGTTCAATGTCATTAATTTTTCTGATATTGAATATAGTAGAAGAATAAACCCATTGAAACGAGAATATATAGAAATCCTAGCAGATGCAACAGAAACGGCAGAAGCATTATATGAGAGTTTACAAAAAGGCGACAAAGGAAGTGGAGGTAATAGCGATTTTTTTAAAACATCAGCAGTAAACTTGTTAGCAGCTTCTATTTATTTTTGGTCTAGATACGAGAATGGCAAATATTCAGATTTACCGCATGTACTGGCTTTCCTTAATCAAGAATATGACGTACTTTTTAAAGTCCTCTTTTCCGAACCTGAATTAAAATCACTAGTTTCCCCATTTGAAGCTGCATATAAATCAGGAGCAGTGGACCAATTAGAAGGACAGATGGCAAGTCTAAAAGTACAGTTATCAAGACTGGCTACTAAAGAATCTTTTTGGGTATTTAGTGGCAATGATTTCAATTTAAAAGTATCAGATAAAAAAGACCCTAGTTATCTTATCATTGCAAATAACCCTAAAACACAAAGCATGAATAGTGCTTTAAATGCACTTATCATTAACCGATTAACTAGACTTGTCAATACAAAAGGTAACTACCCTACTTCAATCATAGTAGATGAATGTCCCACATTATATTTTTATCAACTTGCAACACTACTTTCTACTGCACGTAGCAATAAGGTTTCAATTTGTTTGGGATTACAGGAACTACCGCAATTAGAAGAACAATACGGCAAAGCTACCGCAAAAACTATAACTTCTATTATAGGTAACACTTTATCCGGGCAAGCTAAAGCTCCTGAAACTTTAGATTGGCTACAAAAACTATTTGGAAAAGTTAAGCAAGTAAAAGAAGGTGTTACTATCAGAAGAAACGAAACAACAATTAATATGAATGAACAAATGGATTTTGTTATCCCGGCATCCAAAATATCTTCATTACAAGCTGGTACATTAGTAGGGCAAGTTGCATTAGATTTTGGACAAGAAGATAATTTTCCAACAGCGATGTACCATTGCAAAACCAATTTAGATTTAAAAAAAATTAAGAAAGAAGAAGAAGCCTACAAAGAACTGCCAAAAGTATATAACTTTGGGACAGCAGATAATAGAGAGAAATTACTGCAAAAAAACTTTAAGAGAATATACGACGAAGTAGAAACAGTAATAGAACAATATGTATAACATTACATTACCAATTTTAGGCACAAGGTTAAAGCAAATCCGAGAGCATATAGGATATTCCCAAGCTCAATTAGCAGAACAGCTGAACTGTAAACAAAATGCGATTTCAAATCTTGAACTAGGAAAAGGGGGCAGCCTAAAACTTTTATTTCAAGTGCTGAATTTTTATTCTAACTATGTTTTTATAGATTTAATATTTAGTGAAAAGTTTTATCTGATTTCTAATACAGAAGAAGATGAAGCGCAAAAAGCCAATTATAATTCTGTTATAATAGAAATTATAAGACAATCAGAAAAAAACTATGAGGATGCTATGTCAAACGCTAAAAAAGAGCTAGAAGCTAATCTTCAAAAAGCCATCAATTTATTACAGCCCTAATAAAATAAAAGAGAGTACAAAATACTCTCTTTTATTTTCCAATATTACTTTAAAGAATTTGTGATACCTATTCTTTTGGAGTTCTGGCACTGATGGGCGTATATAGCATGATGAAATGATACCGAATTATCGTCCCTGGTACACCCTGAAGAACTCCTTTTTGATACCAAATACAAAAAGCTGCTGGAAGCCGGACACAAAGAATTGATACCATAAAACTATAGGGAAAAAGAAGAAGGACAAAATGCCATATTATATATAAATAATATGAATATGTGATTAATATCCTTCACTCCCCGAAACCCAGAAAGAGCAACACGAGAATCTTCTTTTCCCTATGTCCATTTCATAAAAATGATACCAGTATAATAACAAATACTTATAATATGAAAAGAGAGCATCCAAATACATACCTTTTAACAATACAATCGAAATCAATCTATCCTATCTAATTCTATTATAGCTACTTTCTCTTTATCTGGACTTGCTTCATTTTGTATAAGAGTTATATGTTTTTGGGTATAGCTTTTAATAACCCAAGGAGCACCACCTAAATATAAAGCATTGCTATTAAATATGATATATTTTCCTTCTATTTTGTAAGTAATATCAATTTCATCGTAACTTTCCCAATTTACTTTCCCCGATTGAGTATCTATAAATTGCATACCTACTCCCATATTGGGAACTACCCAAGCATCACAACGACCTGTACCACGCCATGAGGTTTGATATAGTTTTTGGGGAGTAAGTTCTCCTATTTGTACCTCTGGATTTTTATCATCACAACTTGTAAAACTTATGTTTACTAAAAATAATGCCCAAAGCATTAATAAGCAAGATTGTTTAAAATAATGTACCATGTATTAAAATAGATTATATTAATATAAATACCAGACTTCAAAATTACAATCCTATAATTGTGTATAGATTTGCTAATGTTGCTATTGAAATCTGTTTTTCTACTAAATTAGAAGCCCATGAACTAAGACCATATACTTCCAGCAAACTCTCATCTCTTTCATCTGCAAAAAATGAAAAACAGAGTTTGGTAGTTGGGTCGTATAAATATTCCATATTAGTTGCCTCATGATAGTACTTACAGAAACCTTTTTCATTGAAGTTCTCCAAAACCATACATAGCGGAGAACGCATTTGAGGATTAATACGCTTTCTAGTATTATAACTTATCTGAATATCAGAGCTGAAATACCTTGATATTTCTGCCGATATAATTTGGGCTTTTTTGATAAAAACATTATCATCTTCATTTTGCCTTAATTCCGCATCCGTAGCATTACTTTTACTCAATACTATTTGGTCACCCTGTCTTGTTGTTAACACAGCAGCTACATCATATAAACTTTCTCCCGAAGCAGATGTCTTTGTCAATACTCTTGCAATCGTAATAGACGGAGTATAAAGTCTTGTAACAGGAAGAAGAATTTCCTTAGAAGTATCATCAAAACGTCTTTGAAAGTTTCTTTCCAGTACAAAATCCGACATTGGATATAATCCTTCTTCTATTAAATCAATCACTGTATGATTTTTTGAATCATTTAATGATTTTCTCCAAGATTGCAAGTTTATATTTATGTCTTTAAGTGCCATTGTAGTATTCACTACACCTGTTTCATCTTGAATACCACCCAATGTTTTTACACGTATAAATATATCTTGTCTTTTGTAAACTGTAGAATCAAAAGTACCATCCTTTCCATTAAATCCGAACGACCCATTAAGTGAATCACCTTTATATACAAGTGAAGCATTAATATTTTTCTCTAAGGATTTAGTTTTCTGTTCAACATTCGTATTTGAATCCGCATTACCCATATATTGCGCAAAAGCTCTTCCACCTGTATAATAACCAACAACAACAAAATCTCCATATGAATCAATGATAGATGATATAGGAGAGGTATATAAATTATTAATAAAAGACCTTCTTAAAAACTGCCTTGCAAACACTTTATTAGAACCATTGGAACTTAACAAGGTAAATTTGCCATGAGCAAACAATATATTCATTTCCCCATAAGCTTGTTCTTTTGATTCATTAATAAAAGTTCTAAATGTTTCGGTTGTCGTTTTCTTTTTCCCTATAGAAAAAAATCCTAGATTTAAAGAAAATCCACTTTTCACAGTTTTACTTATTGATGAAAAATGCGTATAATTATTAAAATCATAATAAGCAAACGATGACTGGTCGTTCCAGTTAGGATAATTTTCATCAATATATGATTCATCATATTCTTTTAGAGATTCAATATCAAGTATGGAATGCGTAAAGTTATCAAAATCACTTGGTATATAATTCCCCTTAAGCAATTTATAACCATAACCTAGATATTTATCAGTTCCCCCAATCATCTCACCACTTCTTGTCAACTCTTCATCAAAAGAAGGTTGTCCTGTAATAACATCTGGAAGAGATGGATTACGTTCTTGAAGAATCACATCATCACATGAATAATCAGTTTCAACCACTGTATTTTGCTGTGCGCATAAGTTCAAATCCTCTGAACAAGCTATAAACAATGGAGCTATAACAGATAAAATTATTATATATAATATTGATTTCATAATCTTTTCTTATTGCAGATTATTATTAGATAAACTTTTCATATATTCTTCTAAAGGAATTGTTACTATTTCGTCTGGTTTTGCCTTTGATGTAGTATTTATTATTCCATACCAAGAACCTTTAAATTTAACTTCTCTATCATTAGCCTCATTTCCATTACGATAAGTCATAGTAATAGTATAGTCAGCCTTTACACTATATTTCTTTAAATAAGTCGTTACTTTAATTAAAGATGGCTCATCAACTTCTACCGGAATAGTCACCGATAATGTTTTAGGTATCTCATACGTTGTGGAAGTATAAGGAGCTCTAGGCAAAAATATTGTTGAATCAGGCATTTCCCCACTACTAAAATTGCCAGGGGCAATAAATTGCCCGGCTATTATTGCAGGACGTAAAAACATTTGTTCTTCATTTGCCATTGGAATTTTCAAAGCTCCTTTTTCTGTATAACAAGAAGTATCTTTTACATCTTTTTTTGCATAAATTGTAATATTTGATGGTCCAGCAACTGCTCCTGTCTGACCATTTGAATACACAACAACAGGGTCTAATTCCGTCACTACAGCTTTAGGTTCAAATGCTATTTCTTTTACTTTAAATTTATCCTGAAACTCTAATAGAAACTCTTGCTGTGGTTGCTTATTATATTTTGCATACCCTACCTGCCCATTACTCTTTACTTCTATAGAATAATTAAACACACTCCAAGGATTATTGGGGTCTGCCGTTCCTAAATAGGTCTGATTTTCAATATTAAAATATCCTTTATATGTTGATGGTATAAGGTCCCAACTTCCAGAACTTATATCTTCCGAGTCCCAAACAAAAACAAGTTTATTGTTTGGGTCATTGTTATATTGACCACAAACCAATGGCTTATTATAAGACTTTGAATAAATCAAATATGGTATTCCACTACTAGGTGGCAAAATCTTTAAATAGAATTTTGAAGAACTATAAGCTGAAAGTATCAATTCTTTTCTCATTCCTTGAGTAGAAAGATAAGGCTGTCCAACCACTCCACCTCCTCTGACTTTCAACGCAAAAGGAAGCTCTCTAACAGCATACATATTTGATGAATAAAATTCATCTGTCTCAGGATAATAAGAATAAGATTTCGTTTCTGGCTTTTTTTTAAACTCATCTATATTAGAAAACAGACTCACAGAGTCAGCAACAGAGATAGCTCTTGACTGGATTGAACTTTCTGATGTTTCCGAAAAATCATATAAAAGTTCAGAACTTTTTTCACAAGAGACAAGACCAATAGTCATTGCTCCTACCAATAATTGACTTACGCCCCAAAAAGAATAGAATTTTTTTTTCATAAATATAGTTTTAAAATTATGTCCTTAGAAACAAATACACAATAGAGTTCACGTAGATTTACTTTCTGACGCACGCGAATACGCCACATATACAAAAGGACGAAGAGAAAACAAATCCATGATGCCAAAAACTTTTAGGTAAATATATAAATAGCTCTTACAGCATATTACGTTAAGAGCTATTTATCCCAAAAAGTCAGTTATATTTTACTTAATTTCCCGAAAGACTTAGCCAAAGACGAACTGTTCTTTTAGCCTTATTCTGTTCTCCTTCTAGAATCTTTGCATCACCTTTCTTATAGCTTATTTTTAATTGAGAATCAGTCTGTATAGCATCATATAGAGGAAGCAAAAAGAAATTATCTTCATCTAAAAGTTTTTCCATTATTAACGGAATAATATTTTTACCCATCGCTTGCATTTCTTTAAACTGTGGTAATGTTGTATAAGCGAGAGTACTTGAACTATATTTAGTTTGTGGATTTATTGAAATTTCTTCGTTCCATGAATTAAACAAATCGTTAAACTTAGTCTTTACCTCACAATTAATATTTGCAGCTTTATCAATGACAGCTTGTTTTTCTGCATCAGAAAGTTCAATATCTTCTTGTGCTATCTGTTTTGCAAGTTCCTTTATCTCCGACATATCAGTCTTTGTTCTACTCTCGATAAAAGAAACCAAAATTCTACCATACAAAGTGCCAGATAGCTCACTCCTTTTATGGGTAATACGCAAATAACGCCCAAGTTTTGACTCCCAAGTACCGCTACTATATACAACACTTCCATGAGTCATATCTATACTACTTGTTCCCCAACCATCAACAGTAGCATTGCTACCTTCTGTACTAGTCTGTTCATAATTACAAGACGAACCATATAAAGTTTTAGCATTTTTATACTGTTCTATAAAATCATTGTAAAAAGATTCTGGGTCAATCCATTTGTTAGTTATCCCCATAGAATAAGCAATACAATTATATGTACCTGTTGCTTCTCCTGTTACAGAAATATTATTTACATCTAAATTTGGGAAATCCTTTTTAAGATTATCCTTTTCCGCTTGTGTAGGAACCCTTCTCATAGAAGCAGCTCTAGTAGTAAGTTCGTTTGGATTGGCATTATCCTCCACAGAACCAATCTCTTCGTTTTGCTGACAAGCAATAAGACTAAAAGAGAAACCTAATAAAATTAAAATTTGTTTTCTCATAAAACGATATTTTTAAGTTAGTAATTATTCAGCAAATGCATTTGCATATCGCAAATATACAATACAAATTGTATATAATATAAGAATTATATTGTTTTTTCCACTGTTAATGCTTAAAAACATAATATATTTGCTATTTTTGCAATATACAATCTAAATTATACTAATATGGAAAAAACTTATCATTCATTAAAAGACTTTGAACTATCCTATGGGAAAAATGCTATTGAGAGAGCAAATGATTTCCAGCAGTACATTGAGCAACTAAATGATTTCGGATGTAAAAGCTATTGGATAACTTCACATACAGGTATCGGTTCAACAATGGCAATTGAAGGCTTCAACGAACCTGTTATTGCATTTATTTCTAATGATTATTTAGGTATGTCACAAAGAGAAGAAACTAAACAAGCAGGTATAGATGCTATAAAAAAATATGGAACAGGTGCTTGCGCTGCACAAGTAATAGGTGGTTATCTCGACATACACCAACAGCTAGAGAAAGAAATAGCTTCTTTTGTAGGACAAGAAGAAGCTATTTTATTTTCTTCCGGATTTGGAGCAAATGCCGGAATACTAAGAGCCTTATTGGGTCAAAATGATATTGCATTGATAGACCCTTATATCCACACAAGCGCAATGGCTGGACTAAAAGGAACAAATATAAAACGAATTGGGCATAACGACCTAGAATATTTGGAGAAGGTACTAAAAGAAGTCAAAGGGCAATATCAAACTAAACTTGTAATAATAGATGGTGTATATTCCCAGGATGGGGATTTGTCTTTACTTCCGGAAATTATTACTCTTTGCAAGACTTATGAAACCATGCTGATGTTAGATGATGCACATGGAATAGGAGTAATGGGAGCCAATGGCAGAGGAACAGCTGAATACTATAACTGTTTAGGTCAAATTGATATTATTACTGGCACATTCAGCAAGTCATTTGGTTGCGTAGGGGGATTTGCAGCAGCTTCGAAGAAGATAATACAATACTTGAAATTTTATGCGGACAGCAATGTGTTTTCAGCAGCCCCTACCCCACAAGTCACAGCATCCATACTAAAAGCTTTAGAGATTATAAAAAAAGAACCACAAATAAGAACCAAACTTTGGGAAAATACGAACTATCTTAGAAAACGGTTGAAAGAAGAAGGGTTCGACATAGGAAAATCTGTTTCCCCTATTTTTCCTATTATGATAAGAGATAATAAAAAGGTTTACGAAATTGCTAAAATGTTGCAAGAAAAAGGTATCTTTACAATTGGAATTGTATATCCGGCTGTAAGAACCAAAGAAGCAAGATTAAGGGTCAGCGTTCTTGCCACGCATAAACTTGAACAATTAGAATCTTTAGTCAATACTCTTAATGATATAAATAAGAACATAAAAATAAAATAATAATGAAAGAAAGGAGAAAGCGAAGAAGTGCCAAAGACATAAAGGAAAGCATTATTAATGCGGCAACCCATTTAATTGAAACTGAAGGATTTTCTAATCTAACAGTTACAGGTATTATGCGACAAGCTGAAATTGAGCCTGTACAATTCTATAACAGATATGATGATTTGAATAAGTTCATTGACGAGTATGTAAAAAAATACGACTATTGGTTTAGCGATATTGTAAAATCACAAAAACAATCTAGTAACGATAAAGCACTATATATGAACATTCTTGTAGGTTTATTTCAATCTTTATCAGAAAATAAAATCATGCAAGAACTTCTAAAATGGGAACTAGCTAATAACAATGAAACTAGTCAA
This portion of the Jilunia laotingensis genome encodes:
- a CDS encoding MAC/perforin domain-containing protein, producing the protein MKSILYIIILSVIAPLFIACSEDLNLCAQQNTVVETDYSCDDVILQERNPSLPDVITGQPSFDEELTRSGEMIGGTDKYLGYGYKLLKGNYIPSDFDNFTHSILDIESLKEYDESYIDENYPNWNDQSSFAYYDFNNYTHFSSISKTVKSGFSLNLGFFSIGKKKTTTETFRTFINESKEQAYGEMNILFAHGKFTLLSSNGSNKVFARQFLRRSFINNLYTSPISSIIDSYGDFVVVGYYTGGRAFAQYMGNADSNTNVEQKTKSLEKNINASLVYKGDSLNGSFGFNGKDGTFDSTVYKRQDIFIRVKTLGGIQDETGVVNTTMALKDININLQSWRKSLNDSKNHTVIDLIEEGLYPMSDFVLERNFQRRFDDTSKEILLPVTRLYTPSITIARVLTKTSASGESLYDVAAVLTTRQGDQIVLSKSNATDAELRQNEDDNVFIKKAQIISAEISRYFSSDIQISYNTRKRINPQMRSPLCMVLENFNEKGFCKYYHEATNMEYLYDPTTKLCFSFFADERDESLLEVYGLSSWASNLVEKQISIATLANLYTIIGL
- a CDS encoding helix-turn-helix domain-containing protein → MYNITLPILGTRLKQIREHIGYSQAQLAEQLNCKQNAISNLELGKGGSLKLLFQVLNFYSNYVFIDLIFSEKFYLISNTEEDEAQKANYNSVIIEIIRQSEKNYEDAMSNAKKELEANLQKAINLLQP
- a CDS encoding type IV secretory system conjugative DNA transfer family protein translates to MEESKELQKLYGFMQAFIYITVCIEILLFVHFPFSEQIMPLLSKMAKIPIYSNILYSKLFTFFIIMVTCIGTRSKKDLELDPTKQIIFPLIFGFIMFFGSICFLFFKEKGETSLEWYNIAYIILSIIGATLINSALDNISKRIKSNFMKDRFNIENESFEQSKDKVETEFSVNIPMKFFYNRKWHNGWLNICNCFRGTFVIGTPGSGKSFSVINSFIRQHSAKGFAEVVYDFKFPELAKIAYYNYQKNKQLGKIPSNFKFNVINFSDIEYSRRINPLKREYIEILADATETAEALYESLQKGDKGSGGNSDFFKTSAVNLLAASIYFWSRYENGKYSDLPHVLAFLNQEYDVLFKVLFSEPELKSLVSPFEAAYKSGAVDQLEGQMASLKVQLSRLATKESFWVFSGNDFNLKVSDKKDPSYLIIANNPKTQSMNSALNALIINRLTRLVNTKGNYPTSIIVDECPTLYFYQLATLLSTARSNKVSICLGLQELPQLEEQYGKATAKTITSIIGNTLSGQAKAPETLDWLQKLFGKVKQVKEGVTIRRNETTINMNEQMDFVIPASKISSLQAGTLVGQVALDFGQEDNFPTAMYHCKTNLDLKKIKKEEEAYKELPKVYNFGTADNREKLLQKNFKRIYDEVETVIEQYV
- a CDS encoding DUF7689 domain-containing protein; this translates as MRKQILILLGFSFSLIACQQNEEIGSVEDNANPNELTTRAASMRRVPTQAEKDNLKKDFPNLDVNNISVTGEATGTYNCIAYSMGITNKWIDPESFYNDFIEQYKNAKTLYGSSCNYEQTSTEGSNATVDGWGTSSIDMTHGSVVYSSGTWESKLGRYLRITHKRSELSGTLYGRILVSFIESRTKTDMSEIKELAKQIAQEDIELSDAEKQAVIDKAANINCEVKTKFNDLFNSWNEEISINPQTKYSSSTLAYTTLPQFKEMQAMGKNIIPLIMEKLLDEDNFFLLPLYDAIQTDSQLKISYKKGDAKILEGEQNKAKRTVRLWLSLSGN
- a CDS encoding aminotransferase class I/II-fold pyridoxal phosphate-dependent enzyme; its protein translation is MEKTYHSLKDFELSYGKNAIERANDFQQYIEQLNDFGCKSYWITSHTGIGSTMAIEGFNEPVIAFISNDYLGMSQREETKQAGIDAIKKYGTGACAAQVIGGYLDIHQQLEKEIASFVGQEEAILFSSGFGANAGILRALLGQNDIALIDPYIHTSAMAGLKGTNIKRIGHNDLEYLEKVLKEVKGQYQTKLVIIDGVYSQDGDLSLLPEIITLCKTYETMLMLDDAHGIGVMGANGRGTAEYYNCLGQIDIITGTFSKSFGCVGGFAAASKKIIQYLKFYADSNVFSAAPTPQVTASILKALEIIKKEPQIRTKLWENTNYLRKRLKEEGFDIGKSVSPIFPIMIRDNKKVYEIAKMLQEKGIFTIGIVYPAVRTKEARLRVSVLATHKLEQLESLVNTLNDINKNIKIK
- a CDS encoding TetR/AcrR family transcriptional regulator, whose product is MKERRKRRSAKDIKESIINAATHLIETEGFSNLTVTGIMRQAEIEPVQFYNRYDDLNKFIDEYVKKYDYWFSDIVKSQKQSSNDKALYMNILVGLFQSLSENKIMQELLKWELANNNETSQRTAQLRELHTLPLCQKFSNIFSNTDIDIVTISALIIGGIYYLILHDKLSTFSEIDLKKESDKQKVIKAISKLSDILFTFIPSSITKENIDIIIKMREDNIPVEKIAYYTGIPKEIIVSI